In Gossypium hirsutum isolate 1008001.06 chromosome D06, Gossypium_hirsutum_v2.1, whole genome shotgun sequence, one genomic interval encodes:
- the LOC121203310 gene encoding U3 small nucleolar ribonucleoprotein protein IMP4-like produces the protein MLRRNIRLTREYLYRKSLEGKERLLYEKKRKIKEALEEGKPIPTELRNEEAALRQEIDLEDNYTSIPKTHIDDEYANATVRDPKILLTTSRDPSAPLIQFVKELKFVLPNA, from the exons atgttgAGAAGGAACATTCGATTGACGAGAGAGTATTTGTACAGGAAGAGCTTGGAAGGCAAAGAGCGTTTGCTTTATGAGAAGAAACGGAAGatcaaagaagcccttgaag AGGGAAAACCCATTCCAACTGAACTCCGGAATGAGGAGGCCGCGCTTCGCCAAGAAATTGACCTTGAAGATAATTACACTTCCA tTCCCAAAACtcatattgatgatgaatacGCAAATGCAACTGTACGAGATCCTAAGATTTTGCTGACAACATCTCGTGATCCAAGTGCTCCTCTTATACAGTTTGTTAAG GAATTGAAGTTTGTCCTTCCTAATGCATAG
- the LOC107900574 gene encoding ubiquitin carboxyl-terminal hydrolase 24 isoform X2 — protein MTDSKVFVFGSFTEDETRSLLSKQSSGNSEKPVATKELQFGSFNFAAGGSLGSVNGNLSNKPSSTNEPIEFLSSTSRIEDGKSRKTTTDHSLNALQTPKEAGSANSSSSSCSLSNGVKQLNAKGIDVTSVHLTINELNPLSDSQSSKFHVLESEIMEDRDQNGMVDTSLGGSIRGDIAKEEKDPIKVVKNLVPRGLINSGNLCFLNSTLQALLSCSPFVQLLQQLKLRNIPKVGYPILTSFAEFVSDFDVPSSDSKLKKKDTAVLEIGRPFSPVMFESVLKSFTPDVPNSISGRPRQEDAQEFLSFIMDQMHDELVKLQGQSGSSNGVRSSLVSYAEDDEWETVGPKNKSAVTRTQSFLPSELSDIFGGQLRSVVKAIGNKASATVQPFLLLHLDIHPEAVHTIEDALHLFSAPEFLEGYRASTVGKTGVVTAKKSVKIQTLSKIMILHLMRFSYGSQGSTKLHKPVHFPLELVLGRELLVSSSTEGRKYELVATITHHGREPSKGHYTADARYPNGQWLRFDDASVTAIGTSKVLHDQAYVLFYEQT, from the exons ATGACTGATTCTAAG GTATTCGTTTTTGGGTCCTTCACTGAAGATGAAACCAGGTCATTGCTGTCAAAGCAGTCATCTGGGAATTCTGAAAAGCCTGTAGCAACTAAGGAATTGCAATTTGGTTCTTTCAATTTTGCAGCTGGAGGATCTTTGGGCAGTGTCAATGGTAATTTAAGCAACAAGCCAAGTTCCACAAATGAGCCAATTGAATTTTTATCCTCAACTTCTCGAATAGAAGATGGAAAAAGTAGAAAAACAACAACAGATCATTCCTTGAACGCGCTTCAAACTCCTAAAGAAGCTGGAAGTGCAAATAGTTCCAGCAGTAGTTGTAGCCTCAGTAATGGTGTAAAGCAGCTGAATGCAAAAGGCATTGATGTAACTTCAGTTCACTTAACCATAAATGAACTCAATCCCTTGAGTGATTCTCAGAGTTCAAAATTTCATGTCCTTGAGAGCGAAATTATGGAGGATAGAGATCAGAATGGGATGGTTGATACTTCATTAGGAGGCTCTATTCGAGGAGACATTGCAAAAGAAGAGAAGGATCCAATTAAAGTTGTTAAAAACTTAGTACCACGAGGCTTGATTAATTCTGGAAATTTATGCTTTCTGAATTCCACTTTACAGGCTCTATTGTCATGTTCTCCTTTTGTCCAGCTCTTGCAGCAACTTAAACTTCGTAATATACCAAAG GTTGGCTATCCAATATTAACTTCGTTTGCAGAGTTTGTATCTGACTTCGATGTGCCATCCAGTGATtctaaattgaagaaaaaggataCAGCAGTTCTTGAGATTGGAAGACCTTTCAGCCCTGTCATGTTTGAATCCGTACTTAAAAGTTTTACTCCGGATGTGCCAAATAGCATATCTGGTAGGCCAAG GCAGGAAGATGCTCAGGAGTTTTTAAGTTTTATCATGGATCAAATGCATGATGAATTGGTTAAGCTTCAAGGGCAGTCCGGTAGCTCAAATGGGGTCAGATCATCACTAGTTTCGTATGCAGAAGATGATGAATGGGAGACAGTTGGACCAAAAAACAAATCTGCAGTCACTAGAACTCAAAGCTTCCTTCCTTCAGAGTTGAGTGATATTTTTGGAGGACAGCTAAGAAGTGTGGTGAAGGCAATAG GAAATAAAGCTTCTGCTACTGTTCAACCATTTCTATTGCTGCACCTTGATATCCATCCTGAAGCTGTTCATACTATTGAGGATGCACTTCACTTGTTCTCAGCACCAGAGTTTCTTGAGGGTTATCGTGCATCGACTGTTGGGAAG ACTGGTGTTGTCACTGCCAAAAAATCTGTCAAGATACAGACACTTTCGAAGATAATGATTTTGCACCTGATGCGTTTTAGCTATGGTAGCCAGGGGAGTACCAAGCTGCATAAGCCTGTACACTTCCCTCTTGAGCTGGTATTGGGTCGGGAACTACTTGTTTCCTCATCCACCGAG GGCCGAAAATATGAACTTGTTGCTACAATAACACATCATGGAAGAGAGCCCTCCAAGGGGCATTATACAGCTGATGCTCGATACCCCAACGGCCAATGGCTGCGTTTTGATGATGCCTCTGTCACAGCCATTGGGACAAGCAAGGTGTTACATGACCAAGCATATGTTCTTTTCTACGAACAAACATAG
- the LOC107900577 gene encoding protein trichome birefringence-like 38, giving the protein MGSIQAISFVIFSCICLANANANGNSFQRKKSSFERRKQEMNCNMYQGKWVYDDSYPLYNSTDCPFIRKEFDCLKYGRPDHLYLKYRWQPTNCHLPRFNGEYFLKRFKGKKIMFIGDSLSLNIWQSLICMLHAAVPNSRIIKQGLNNNTISAVTFQDYKISVMLFHSLYLVDVDEERIGRVLKLNSMRNGDHWKNNDVLVFNTWLWWYRRGLKQQWDYVNDEGRITKDIDRMTAFRTALTTWAKWVDSDVDTNRTKVIFQGISPSHYNGSEWNEPGVRNCFKEMEPFNGSSAYPVGLPEAAYVVKDVISNIKKPVHLLDITALSQLRKDAHPSSYNAFKGMDCTHWCVAGLTDTWNQLLYAALLS; this is encoded by the exons ATGGGATCTATTCAAGCTATCAGCTTTGTCATCTTTTCATGTATATGTTTAGCCAATGCAAATGCAAATGGCAATAGTTTTCAGAGAAAAAAAAGCAGCTTTGAGAGGAGAAAACAAGAGATGAATTGTAATATGTACCAAGGTAAGTGGGTGTACGATGACTCCTATCCTCTCTACAACTCAACAGACTGTCCCTTCATCCGCAAAGAATTCGATTGCCTCAAGTATGGCCGCCCCGATCACCTCTACCTTAAATATAGATGGCAGCCAACCAATTGTCACTTACCAAG GTTTAATGGAGAGTATTTTCTGAAGAGATTCAAAGGAAAGAAGATCATGTTCATTGGGGATTCTCTAAGTCTCAACATATGGCAATCATTGATATGCATGCTTCATGCTGCAGTGCCAAATTCCAGAATAATCAAACAGGGGTTGAATAACAACACCATTTCGGCAGTCACATTCCAG GATTACAAGATATCCGTGATGCTATTTCATTCACTGTACTTGGTGGATGTTGATGAGGAAAGAATTGGCAGAGTTTTGAAGTTGAATTCAATGAGGAATGGCGATCATTGGAAGAACAATGATGTTTTAGTTTTCAACACTTGGCTATGGTGGTACCGCAGAGGATTAAAGCAACA ATGGGATTATGTGAATGATGAAGGGAGGATTACGAAAGATATTGATCGTATGACTGCATTTCGGACAGCTTTAACAACATGGGCCAAATGGGTTGATTCAGATGTGGATACTAACAGAACTAAAGTTATATTTCAAGGAATCTCTCCATCACACTACAA TGGCTCGGAATGGAATGAGCCAGGGGTGAGAAATTGCTTCAAGGAGATGGAACCATTCAATGGGTCATCAGCTTATCCAGTTGGGTTGCCTGAGGCAGCATATGTGGTTAAAGATGTGATAAGTAACATCAAGAAACCTGTTCATTTGTTGGATATTACAGCTTTGTCTCAGCTAAGAAAAGACGCACACCCTAGCTCTTACAATGCCTTCAAGGGGATGGATTGCACCCATTGGTGTGTTGCTGGCCTTACTGATACTTGGAATCAACTTTTGTACGCAGCTCTCCTTAGTTAA
- the LOC107900572 gene encoding pentatricopeptide repeat-containing protein At4g20740, whose amino-acid sequence MPPKSVPLPAKPSKPYFFYGHRKPSQNRPVVYGGLFSNRQVLKPPQSPLPPSPPFDLRKWDPHHLSQNPSPPPITTPHQHSKLSPIARFIIDAFRKSQYTWGPSVVFELNKLRRVTASLVAEVLKVQDDSILASKFFHWAGKQKGFKHNFASYNALAYCLNRNGRFRVADQLPELMDSQGKPPTEKQFEILIRMHADKNRGQRVYYVYQKMKNFGIKPRVFLYNRIMDALVKTGYLDLALSVYEDFRGDGLAEESITFMILIKGLCKAGKVDEMLEILGRMREMFCKPDVFAYTAMIKILVSKGNLDGCLRVWEEMRRDGVEPDVMAYVTLVAGLCKGGRVQRGYELFKEMKTKGILIERVTYGVLIEGFVKNGKLGSACGLLKDLIDSGYRADLGIYNPLIEGMCDVKLIDRAYKLFQVTVQEGLEPGFATVKPMLLAFAEMRRMSDFCKLLEQMQKLGFSVNDDLSKFFSFVLEKGERTIMAVRVFNELKVKGYGSVRIYNILMGALHKTGKVKKALSLFQEMKDLNFEPDSSTYSNAIICYVEDENIKDACICHNKIIEMSCVPSIDAYYSLTNGLCKIGEIDAAMMLVRDCLGNVTNGPMEFKYALTVLHACKSGAEKVMEMLNEMMQEGLPPDNIICSAIISGMCKYRTIEEARKVFANLRTSKLLTEANVIIYDELLIEYMEKKAADLVLSGLKFFGLESKLKAKGSTLLSR is encoded by the coding sequence ATGCCACCCAAGTCCGTCCCACTTCCGGCTAAACCCTCCAAACCCTACTTTTTCTATGGCCACCGGAAGCCCTCCCAAAACCGCCCCGTTGTTTATGGTGGCCTCTTTTCCAACCGCCAAGTCCTCAAACCTCCCCAATCTCCTCTACCGCCTTCACCACCCTTTGATCTCCGTAAATGGGATCCACATCACCTCTCTCAGAACCCATCGCCACCACCCATTACCACACCACACCAACACTCAAAGCTATCACCAATAGCCCGGTTCATCATTGATGCCTTTCGCAAGAGCCAGTACACTTGGGGACCAAGTGTTGTCTTTGAACTCAATAAGCTCCGTCGTGTTACTGCATCACTTGTAGCGGAAGTGCTCAAAGTCCAAGATGATTCCATTCTGGCTTCCAAGTTCTTTCATTGGGCTGGTAAGCAGAAAGGGTTTAAGCATAATTTCGCTTCTTATAATGCATTAGCTTATTGCCTCAATAGAAATGGTCGTTTTCGAGTGGCTGATCAGTTGCCAGAACTAATGGATTCCCAAGGGAAGCCTCCTACTGAAAAACAGTTTGAAATTTTAATACGCATGCATGCTGATAAGAATAGAGGACAAAGGGTTTATTATGTGTATCAGAAAATGAAGAATTTTGGAATAAAGCCGCGTGTGTTTTTGTATAATCGAATAATGGATGCGTTAGTCAAAACAGGTTATTTAGATTTAGCATTGTCTGTGTATGAGGATTTTAGAGGTGATGGTTTGGCGGAGGAAAGCATTACATTCATGATTTTGATCAAGGGTTTATGTAAGGCCGGGAAGGTAGATGAAATGCTAGAGATTTTGGGGAGGATGAGGGAGATGTTCTGTAAGCCGGATGTTTTTGCCTATACAGCTATGATTAAGATCTTGGTTTCTAAAGGGAACTTGGACGGATGCTTGCGTGTTTGGGAGGAGATGCGGAGAGATGGGGTGGAACCGGATGTAATGGCTTATGTGACATTAGTTGCAGGGTTGTGTAAGGGAGGAAGGGTGCAGAGAGGGTATGAGTTGTTTAAGGAGATGAAAACGAAAGGGATATTGATTGAGAGGGTAACGTATGGTGTTTTAATAGAAGGGTTCGTGAAGAATGGGAAGTTGGGATCTGCTTGTGGTTTGCTGAAGGATTTGATAGATTCTGGATACAGGGCTGATTTAGGGATATATAATCCTCTTATTGAGGGCATGTGTGATGTGAAGCTGATTGATAGAGCATACAAGCTTTTTCAGGTAACAGTTCAAGAGGGTTTAGAGCCAGGATTTGCAACCGTGAAGCCCATGCTGCTGGCGTTTGCAGAGATGAGACGAATGTCTGACTTTTGCAAGTTGCTAGAGCAGATGCAGAAGTTAGGATTTTCTGTTAATGATGATCTTTCTAAATTCTTCTCGTTTGTGCTCGAGAAGGGGGAAAGAACAATAATGGCTGTACGAGTGTTCAATGAATTAAAAGTGAAAGGTTACGGTAGTGTTCGGATTTACAATATTCTAATGGGGGCTCTCCACAAGACTGGGAAGGTGAAAAAAGCATTATCACTCTTTCAAGAAATgaaggatttgaattttgagCCCGACTCCTCTACATATAGTAATGCGATTATATGTTATGTTGAAGATGAGAATATCAAGGATGCTTGCATCTGCCATAACAAAATCATAGAGATGTCATGTGTTCCTTCCATTGACGCTTACTATTCTCTTACTAATGGTCTCTGCAAAATTGGTGAGATAGATGCAGCTATGATGCTTGTTCGTGATTGCTTAGGTAATGTTACAAATGGACCCATGGAATTTAAATACGCACTTACTGTTCTTCATGCCTGTAAATCAGGTGCTGAGAAAGTGATGGAAATGTTGAATGAAATGATGCAAGAAGGTTTGCCTCCAGATAACATTATATGCTCTGCAATTATATCTGGCATGTGTAAGTACAGGACCATAGAAGAGGCAAGGAAGGTATTTGCTAATTTAAGAACTAGCAAACTTCTAACCGAAGCTAATGTAATTATATATGATGAGCTATTGATCGAATATATGGAGAAGAAAGCAGCGGACCTTGTGCTTTCGGGACTCAAGTTCTTTGGCCTGGAATCTAAATTAAAAGCAAAGGGTTCCACCCTGCTATCTAGATAA
- the LOC107900574 gene encoding ubiquitin carboxyl-terminal hydrolase 24 isoform X1: MTDSKVFVFGSFTEDETRSLLSKQSSGNSEKPVATKELQFGSFNFAAGGSLGSVNGNLSNKPSSTNEPIEFLSSTSRIEDGKSRKTTTDHSLNALQTPKEAGSANSSSSSCSLSNGVKQLNAKGIDVTSVHLTINELNPLSDSQSSKFHVLESEIMEDRDQNGMVDTSLGGSIRGDIAKEEKDPIKVVKNLVPRGLINSGNLCFLNSTLQALLSCSPFVQLLQQLKLRNIPKVGYPILTSFAEFVSDFDVPSSDSKLKKKDTAVLEIGRPFSPVMFESVLKSFTPDVPNSISGRPRQEDAQEFLSFIMDQMHDELVKLQGQSGSSNGVRSSLVSYAEDDEWETVGPKNKSAVTRTQSFLPSELSDIFGGQLRSVVKAIGNKASATVQPFLLLHLDIHPEAVHTIEDALHLFSAPEFLEGYRASTVGKCQTGVVTAKKSVKIQTLSKIMILHLMRFSYGSQGSTKLHKPVHFPLELVLGRELLVSSSTEGRKYELVATITHHGREPSKGHYTADARYPNGQWLRFDDASVTAIGTSKVLHDQAYVLFYEQT; the protein is encoded by the exons ATGACTGATTCTAAG GTATTCGTTTTTGGGTCCTTCACTGAAGATGAAACCAGGTCATTGCTGTCAAAGCAGTCATCTGGGAATTCTGAAAAGCCTGTAGCAACTAAGGAATTGCAATTTGGTTCTTTCAATTTTGCAGCTGGAGGATCTTTGGGCAGTGTCAATGGTAATTTAAGCAACAAGCCAAGTTCCACAAATGAGCCAATTGAATTTTTATCCTCAACTTCTCGAATAGAAGATGGAAAAAGTAGAAAAACAACAACAGATCATTCCTTGAACGCGCTTCAAACTCCTAAAGAAGCTGGAAGTGCAAATAGTTCCAGCAGTAGTTGTAGCCTCAGTAATGGTGTAAAGCAGCTGAATGCAAAAGGCATTGATGTAACTTCAGTTCACTTAACCATAAATGAACTCAATCCCTTGAGTGATTCTCAGAGTTCAAAATTTCATGTCCTTGAGAGCGAAATTATGGAGGATAGAGATCAGAATGGGATGGTTGATACTTCATTAGGAGGCTCTATTCGAGGAGACATTGCAAAAGAAGAGAAGGATCCAATTAAAGTTGTTAAAAACTTAGTACCACGAGGCTTGATTAATTCTGGAAATTTATGCTTTCTGAATTCCACTTTACAGGCTCTATTGTCATGTTCTCCTTTTGTCCAGCTCTTGCAGCAACTTAAACTTCGTAATATACCAAAG GTTGGCTATCCAATATTAACTTCGTTTGCAGAGTTTGTATCTGACTTCGATGTGCCATCCAGTGATtctaaattgaagaaaaaggataCAGCAGTTCTTGAGATTGGAAGACCTTTCAGCCCTGTCATGTTTGAATCCGTACTTAAAAGTTTTACTCCGGATGTGCCAAATAGCATATCTGGTAGGCCAAG GCAGGAAGATGCTCAGGAGTTTTTAAGTTTTATCATGGATCAAATGCATGATGAATTGGTTAAGCTTCAAGGGCAGTCCGGTAGCTCAAATGGGGTCAGATCATCACTAGTTTCGTATGCAGAAGATGATGAATGGGAGACAGTTGGACCAAAAAACAAATCTGCAGTCACTAGAACTCAAAGCTTCCTTCCTTCAGAGTTGAGTGATATTTTTGGAGGACAGCTAAGAAGTGTGGTGAAGGCAATAG GAAATAAAGCTTCTGCTACTGTTCAACCATTTCTATTGCTGCACCTTGATATCCATCCTGAAGCTGTTCATACTATTGAGGATGCACTTCACTTGTTCTCAGCACCAGAGTTTCTTGAGGGTTATCGTGCATCGACTGTTGGGAAG TGTCAGACTGGTGTTGTCACTGCCAAAAAATCTGTCAAGATACAGACACTTTCGAAGATAATGATTTTGCACCTGATGCGTTTTAGCTATGGTAGCCAGGGGAGTACCAAGCTGCATAAGCCTGTACACTTCCCTCTTGAGCTGGTATTGGGTCGGGAACTACTTGTTTCCTCATCCACCGAG GGCCGAAAATATGAACTTGTTGCTACAATAACACATCATGGAAGAGAGCCCTCCAAGGGGCATTATACAGCTGATGCTCGATACCCCAACGGCCAATGGCTGCGTTTTGATGATGCCTCTGTCACAGCCATTGGGACAAGCAAGGTGTTACATGACCAAGCATATGTTCTTTTCTACGAACAAACATAG
- the LOC107900578 gene encoding U3 small nucleolar ribonucleoprotein protein IMP4: MNRGGQVISEIIESCRAHEFTEVILVHEHRGIPDGLIISHLPFGPTAYFGLLNVVTRHDIKDKKAIGTMPEAYPHLILDNFKTKLGERTANILKHLFPVPKPDTKRIVTFANRSDYISFRHHIYEKPGGPKSVELKEIGPRFELRLYQVKLGTMEQSEAQIEWVIRPYMNTTKKRSFIGNEPEPDDKRKRNKA, translated from the exons ATGAATCGTGGTGGCCAG GTTATATCTGAAATTATTGAAAGTTGCCGTGCGCATGAGTTTACAGAAGTAATTTTGGTTCATGAACATCGGGGTATACCAGATGGTTTAATTATAAGTCATCTACCTTTCGGTCCCACAGCATACTTTGGGTTACTCAATGTg GTTACAAGACATGACATTAAAGACAAGAAAGCCATCGGAACAATGCCCGAGGCTTACCCTCATTTGATTCTTGATAATTTTAAAACCAAG CTGGGTGAAAGAACAGCGAACATTCTAAAACATTTATTCCCTGTGCCAAAGCCTGATACAAAACGTATTGTGACTTTTGCTAATCGGTCTGACTATATTTCGTTCAG GCATCATATCTATGAGAAGCCTGGAGGTCCTAAATCAGTTGAGTTAAAGGAGATTGGTCCGAGGTTTGAATTGCGGCTTTACCAG GTAAAATTAGGAACAATGGAGCAGAGTGAAGCCCAGATTGAATGGGTTATTAGACCATACATGAACACAACCAAGAAACGCAGCTTTATTGGGAACGAGCCAGAACcagatgataaaagaaagagaaataaagCTTGA
- the LOC107900571 gene encoding G-type lectin S-receptor-like serine/threonine-protein kinase CES101, with protein sequence MFSFRVVVLILGCLCLTEAARDTLNPGDTLSSNSSDNLVSPNGNVTLGFFRQEYGQTWNDKSFGYYLAMWYAQGTSYNHSIWLANRDDPIADDSGVLVLDDTGLKITRIGGNPIQLFSLQSTSITINTSDMKAVLQDSGNLVLQGINEENGENVVLWQSFDYPTDSFLPGMKLGVSNGRSFSLTSWLTGSIPASGSFTMEWDPARNRLVVWLRERILWTSGENFENFGSLDQFNMNYDFTNVSNPNETYVYYTLIISQYTPEERRKNGRLVLQYDGDLQLGEIYAINLQLCDGNSTENGCERWEGPKCRKKGDKYELRTIRPYHKDSLNDTLYGNTNLSLKDCKDICWEDCKCLGVAVQDLGCRFLLGYYEEGVSFGDSFEVINRNRPKSKTWIWILISIAMALMIIVLLSTLFYLRRRRQIRKEEEYLLDLMTSEDANDVSELQTGNNGRNLNIYTAALIMSATNGFSPDNLLGRGGFGPVFKGALDDGQEVAIKRLSSGSSQGLVEFKNELILIAKLQHTNLVRLLGFCVQGEDKMLVYEYMPNKSLDTFIFVQTDDSKRKLLNWDKRFSIIEGIAQGLLYLHKYSRLRIIHRDLKLSNILLDENMNPKISDFGLARIYKTSEAGSNTNRIVGTYGYMSPEYAMEGIFSEKSDVYSFGVMVLEVVSGRKNSSHFEFDRPLNLVGYAWELWKHGGALELMDPALSDSCFKQYQVLRCITLGLLCVEDNPLDRPTMSDVISVLNGEMQLALPKQPAFSTGRRIVETNIENKEVEIYSLNGLTMSTMDAR encoded by the exons ATGTTCAGTTTCCGAGTTGTGGTGCTTATCTTGGGATGCCTTTGCTTAACTGAAGCTGCAAGAGATACCCTGAACCCAGGTGATACGCTGAGTTCCAATTCATCTGATAATCTTGTATCCCCAAATGGGAATGTCACCTTAGGCTTCTTCAGACAAGAGTACGGTCAGACATGGAATGACAAAAGCTTTGGATATTATTTGGCTATGTGGTACGCCCAAGGCACGTCATACAACCATTCGATTTGGTTAGCTAACCGAGATGATCCCATCGCAGACGATTCGGGAGTTCTTGTCCTAGATGATACTGGACTGAAAATTACACGCATCGGTGGGAATCCTATCCAACTTTTCTCACTTCAATCTACCTCTATCACCATCAACACTTCCGATATGAAGGCGGTCTTACAAGATTCGGGGAATCTTGTTTTGCAAGGCATAAATGAGGAAAATGGGGAAAACGTAGTATTGTGGCAAAGCTTTGATTATCCAACTGATAGTTTTCTACCTGGGATGAAATTGGGGGTCAGCAATGGGAGAAGCTTCTCACTTACATCTTGGTTGACTGGTTCAATCCCCGCGTCTGGATCGTTTACAATGGAATGGGATCCTGCACGAAATCGATTAGTAGTTTGGCTTAGAGAGAGGATTTTGTGGACAAGtggtgaaaattttgaaaattttggctcCTTGGATCAATTCAACATGAATTATGATTTCACTAATGTTTCTAATCCAAATGAGACGTACGTTTATTATACTCTTATAATTAGTCAATATACTCCGGAAGAGCGAAGGAAAAACGGTAGGTTAGTGTTGCAGTACGATGGGGATTTACAACTTGGAGAAATCTATGCAATCAATTTACAACTCTGTGATGGTAATAGCACAGAGAATGGATGCGAGAGATGGGAAGGACCAAAGTGCCGAAAGAAAGGTGATAAGTATGAATTAAGAACCATACGACCTTACCATAAAGATTCTTTAAACGACACATTATATGGAAACACCAATCTTTCCTTGAAAGATTGTAAGGACATATGTTGGGAAGACTGCAAATGTTTGGGAGTTGCAGTACAGGACCTTGGTTGTCGGTTTCTTTTAGGGTATTATGAAGAAGGTGTGTCGTTTGGAGATTCATTTGAAGTAATAAATCGCAACCGTCCAA AGTCGAAAACTTGGATATGGATTTTAATCTCTATAGCAATGGCTCTAATGATCATAGTACTGCTTTCCACTCTGTTTTATTTGAGAAGGCGAAGGCAAATTAGAAAGGAAG AAGAGTACCTACTTGACTTAATGACTTCAGAAGATGCAAATGACGTATCAGAGCTTCAAACTGGAAACAATGGGCGTAATCTAAACATATATACAGCAGCCTTAATCATGTCCGCTACAAATGGCTTCTCACCAGATAATTTGCTTGGAAGAGGTGGCTTTGGACCCGTTTTCAAG GGAGCATTGGATGATGGGCAAGAAGTTGCAATAAAGAGATTATCAAGCGGATCAAGCCAAGGGCTAGTGGAGTTCAAAAATGAGCTTATACTTATAGCCAAACTGCAACACACAAACCTTGTGCGGCTCTTAGGCTTTTGCGTTCAAGGAGAAGACAAAATGCTGGTCTATGAGTACATGCCTAATAAAAGCCTGGACACTTTTATCTTTG TTCAAACAGATGACTCCAAAAGGAAGCTATTAAATTGGGATAAGCGTTTTAGCATTATTGAAGGGATAGCTCAAGGGCTACTTTATCTTCATAAATACTCTAGATTGAGAATCATTCACAGAGATTTGAAGTTGAGTAACATATTGCTTGACGAAAACATGAACCCCAAGATATCAGATTTTGGGTTGGCCAGGATATACAAAACCAGTGAAGCTGGATCAAATACGAACCGGATTGTCGGCACATA TGGTTACATGTCTCCAGAATATGCAATGGAAGGAATATTCTCTGAAAAATCTGATGTATACAGTTTCGGAGTTATGGTTTTGGAAGTTGTCAGTGGTCGGAAAAATAGCAGCCATTTTGAGTTTGATCGTCCACTTAACCTGGTTGGATAC GCATGGGAACTATGGAAACATGGTGGAGCATTAGAATTAATGGATCCAGCTTTAAGTGATTCATGTTTTAAACAATACCAAGTTTTAAGATGCATTACATTGGGTCTGCTATGTGTGGAAGATAATCCGTTAGATAGGCCAACGATGTCTGATGTTATTTCTGTGCTAAACGGAGAGATGCAATTGGCATTGCCAAAACAGCCTGCATTTTCCACTGGAAGAAGGATTGTAGAAACAAATATAGAGAACAAAGAGGTGGAAATTTACTCATTGAACGGCCTAACCATGTCTACCATGGATGCAAGATGA